The genomic window tccaagtcctctttgttggacttgatcaacttgcgggggaagtggtctatcttgttctcggtCTTAAGGGCTATTTGGAGCTTGGCTTGTTGCATTATGTGGTGGCCTTGGtggattggtcattggaagtaaagtttcGGGAGTAAAAGCATGAGAGTTCCTTCGATtctccattcgatccaacctctcacacATAGTTATCACATCCGAGTTAATTTTTTCAAGACCCGCATTTGCCCTAGCAAGGTCTCGGGACAAAGcatcaaggagggccaaaatggtttccattatgaccaagaagttacctacaaaacaacatataagttagttgtacaagaatggtCTTCACACTCCCTCTCTATTTTTTTCCTCTCGGATTTTTTTTCCATCACTTTGATCTCACAAGTGTCGTAACCTTGCATGTACTCCGTGAGGCAGTGAgaggtggaccaagtattacaaCGACTCAAAAGAATAAGACATACAAAGGAACATATACACAAAGGAcagtttcaaaactaacttacaatctaaaactagtttgtaagttagtaatggaatcaacaaacgaaactaaagaaacaacacaatgaaactagaagatcaaatttttgagcttaaaatttttgtgtgaacagtaacttgggtgACATGGCAGCATACCATTTGTCAAGGCCCCACAATTagtcactagttgaagtttacaaactttagttactatgtaatggagacaattggttttggagggaaagtatatgTCTTAAATCTCCTTTATGTCTAATCTTCAAAAGGCAAGACTTGACCTTGTACAATTACCACAAAAACAAGTCCCTTGAAACAAAGAAAGTGGTTGAAAAGCAGATGTCAAGAAAGTgatggctcaagtcttctcacaaacaactttacaactagtaggttcacctttttgaatctatgttaCACTTTTGGTTGTCTAAAGTTGTAAGAttagatgaagaacaagatgaacaccacaacaatcttcaagaacacatcatcaacaaaacaacaatttccACCCCACGGCAAACATCAACACACATCACGGCCAATTTTAGTGTCAACACACGGCCAAGGTTCTTTTTGGTGTTGTACTTTGGTTTTAGCAAGGGTGAAGGTTCTGATGAATgtcaagaactcaacaacaactttatcaagagcaacaacaacaccaacaatttcCAACCAAGACTATAACAACAAGTCCACATgtccaagaacaacaacttcaacacacgACCATGGTCTAGTTCACAaaaacaacatcaatttttttaaaactcaaatctagatcgactcaaagtgttaatggacaagaatactaacacttgaaacaacaacacaagaaaaataaatcctaGACCTAGACACACAACATTCggccaagatacaacaacaacacgtTCAACTTATCGGCCAAGATCTCAAGCTCAAGAACAcgtctttctttccttttttttttattttcttagcaagaaagcccaagattggtattgtaagaacaaaaccaaagatagctctgataccaaatgatacgggaaaCGACAACGGAAACGTAAGAAAGGCACAAAGCAGTCCACTAAAGAgccaacagattatatatctgttgcatcagattacaaatttgttacatcagattacaaatttgtgacaacagatattCCATTTGAGCAACAGAacgacaatctgttgcatcagatagtatATTTGTTGCAAATTTTCCCAAACTAGATTGCAACAGTAAGACGAAGAAACAAGAACAATATGAAGAAAAACACACGGTTTTACTAACACGGGATAGAGACGGTTACAAGAACATAAACTTCTACAAGATTATAATAAAAGTAAagtgatagatagatagactacacgAAGGTATAACTTAaaaacccaagagcatattccactcttggacctttaacactacACTCAAcgattcacctatctcttacatgactcgagatcggattccacctctcAAGTATCGACGTTTCCAAGCAAACAtaatcactagtgattccacactagatcttgccctagtttcggttggtggcttttccaagccttaACTATGGTGTTACAAGTCTTACAAGACTCACAACTATCATCCAAAAACTATTAATGGAAGACCTAATATGTTACTTATATAGTCATTACAAAATGGAAgccaaaaatgaccaaaaggcccttaagtgATGGGCTCCCATCAAGTGTAGCCCAAGTGTagtgtttggactgttttgggtgCATAATTAGGTCCTCTTTGGCTCTTCAATTGAACACACCAAGTCTTGGATCCAACACGCACTCTCATGAATCCATATTCGAGATTATTCTTGTATAAGTTCAGGGACGGAAATAATAATTTGCTTTAAGTTTGGAGGTGTTTCCCCCACTTCactctactactactattactattttcTAGTTAACCAGAAAGAGAGCAGTAGACCAGGGGTCTGTTAATGCATGACACAAATATGTATAGCATGTAGTTATAAAGCGGCGCAAGACAAACCTTAGAATTGAACATCGGTTCATTGAGATCAACAACTTTCAGCTCATCATCATTGAGACAAACCTTAGCATGTAGTGTACTCACAGTTTCCTGTTGGATAAATGTCTTCATTTTAGGGCATTCATTAATATCCACTTCTCTAAGAAATGGAAATTCAAGAGCATGCCTAGTCAGAATAAAATGCCCCAGCTTTGGAAAACTGTAAAGTTTCAGCACTTCCACTCGGGGAAATAAGGGCTCATTAGTCACGATTTCTTCtacttgttgttcttcttctgtgATCACTTCTTCCATTGATTGGCATTCTTGTATCAGTAGTGTTCGGAGATTCAGAAGACCTCTGGTCACTGACGGAGAcatcaagtttcttaattttcCACAATCCCGTACTTCCAATTTTTCAAGCTTTCTGAAGTAGGCAGTTGGAAGTTGGTGAGAGCACAGAGCAGTTATGCTGTTAGCCTTATAGAGTTGTAGCACTTCCAGGTTGGGACAAGAAACCTGCAAACATTGACAAGGCATCAACTCCATTTCTGATGTCTTGCAAATAATTACTAATAAAATTCTTGTTTTGTGTTGTGTCTTTTAATGTTATCAttagatataaataaaatataaatatatatgaatatacaaTGTATAAATTAGTTGAAAAAATCGATACagttgatttggtttgattttaataaaaagtgAACCAAAACGTCCCATGTACACACAGTCCCTCCAACCGTGCATTAAAATAGAGgcatattttataataaattccCAATGGCTACTCTATTATTCTTCAGAAGAATTTCAAATTATAAGTTAGAAAATACTTTATTaattacaattaaaaaaaaatacacgaTAGAGAACTAGGTATGTTGTATAACTATAATCTATAACTactagaaaagtgatttgaatttttgccctttattaaaagttttcGCTTTAAACAAAAgcgtt from Capsicum annuum cultivar UCD-10X-F1 unplaced genomic scaffold, UCD10Xv1.1 ctg17236, whole genome shotgun sequence includes these protein-coding regions:
- the LOC124890435 gene encoding disease resistance protein RPS2-like; the encoded protein is MELMPCQCLQVSCPNLEVLQLYKANSITALCSHQLPTAYFRKLEKLEVRDCGKLRNLMSPSVTRGLLNLRTLLIQECQSMEEVITEEEQQVEEIVTNEPLFPRVEVLKLYSFPKLGHFILTRHALEFPFLREVDINECPKMKTFIQQETVSTLHAKVCLNDDELKVVDLNEPMFNSK